In one window of Candidatus Neomarinimicrobiota bacterium DNA:
- a CDS encoding tetratricopeptide repeat protein encodes MRSILILPLSIIVLYGLTGCAPKAVSQSDLDTPEYHYRLGVRSLDDGDYQTALTAFQRSVDLDRKFARGWSGLGLTKAYLKNFKEGRDAVDKGIDLARKDEVVWIFRGRFWTINRDVKDWLERAEKDFTRALSLDPGNESAEYYLGEAYFYGLRFSQAQAQFAKVVELKGSLAGKADEKWELSQKIVR; translated from the coding sequence ATGCGTAGCATATTAATCCTTCCTTTATCCATCATAGTGCTCTATGGTCTTACCGGGTGCGCACCTAAGGCCGTTTCGCAATCCGATCTTGATACGCCTGAATACCACTACCGACTCGGTGTCCGCAGTTTGGACGATGGCGACTACCAGACGGCCTTAACCGCTTTTCAGAGGTCTGTAGATCTGGACCGGAAATTTGCCCGGGGCTGGAGTGGTCTGGGCCTGACAAAAGCGTACCTGAAGAATTTCAAGGAGGGGAGGGATGCTGTCGACAAGGGTATTGATCTGGCTCGCAAGGATGAGGTGGTGTGGATTTTCCGGGGTCGATTCTGGACGATCAACAGGGACGTGAAGGATTGGCTGGAAAGAGCCGAAAAAGACTTCACCCGTGCACTCAGCCTTGACCCGGGGAATGAGTCTGCTGAGTACTATCTTGGTGAGGCCTATTTCTACGGGCTGAGATTTTCGCAGGCGCAGGCTCAGTTTGCGAAGGTTGTGGAACTGAAAGGGTCTTTGGCGGGCAAGGCGGATGAGAAGTGGGAGTTGTCCCAGAAGATTGTGCGGG
- a CDS encoding adenosylcobalamin-dependent ribonucleoside-diphosphate reductase has translation MAKAMELFSTSDPEQKADEKTKSIPSELEDSLASMARASLPPKTLEEECPPKYTLDAYYQDDEIAKDVLRNKYLAPQEKDPWDLWVRQARAIASVEQTEELRKEWEQRFLPILEDFRFVPGGRIMHGAGREDIKTTLNNCYVVAITEDSIQAIYQAVIDEALTYKYGGGCGHDLSLLRPSGSPINGTGGESCGPIGFMDLFSTNTNTIAQHGRRGANMQTLRVDHPDIERFVTIKRDLNKVKYSNISVLLTHEFMRAVEEGADFDLRWADKVYRTVPARDLWHKIIAAAHASAEPGLIFWDTMRDYHNGEYCSPLVSTNPCAEQPLPDGGCCNLGSINLERFVGEDGQFMEAEFKETIKVATRFLDNVIDYNIGRHALPIQKKNALEDRRVGLGILGLGDMLLRMGIKYDSEEALATVDHIMRNMQETAYETSISLAVEKGSFPNFNWKGYSKSKFVQNLPERIRKRIRQNGIRNVTILTVAPTGSGAIVAQVTSGIEPIFATSYKRRVKQNESYGETFREYMVYHPIIKNLFGTDQDLPEYAVTAHQIDPYFRVKMQGVIQKYVDSSISSTVNLAEDIDVGTVADIYMTAYHEGLKGITVYREGSREGILISDKRAQEERDRTTQGHVAVGASDCQATTEATSSSTGAVFTPEGTEEPDRPQLHPRSRPEITKGVTRRVRTGEGNLYITINEDERGLCEVFTTIGKAGGVAATQAEAISRLISLALRSGVDAREIVKQLKGISGPSPTWENGRLILSTPDAIGQALDDYLDQRPRQKWEIVDNGATLPQASGHDTNHPPEEEGPYEEIAYKILTTCPDCGSTVIHESGCATCHSCGYSKC, from the coding sequence ATGGCCAAAGCAATGGAGTTGTTCAGTACCTCCGATCCCGAGCAGAAGGCTGATGAGAAGACCAAGAGTATTCCAAGTGAACTGGAAGATTCTCTGGCTTCTATGGCCCGGGCCTCCCTGCCGCCCAAGACCCTCGAAGAGGAATGCCCCCCGAAGTACACCCTGGACGCCTACTATCAGGATGACGAGATTGCCAAAGACGTTCTCCGTAACAAATACCTGGCACCGCAGGAAAAGGATCCCTGGGACCTATGGGTACGCCAGGCTAGAGCCATCGCCAGTGTAGAACAGACAGAAGAATTAAGAAAGGAGTGGGAGCAGCGGTTTTTGCCTATTCTGGAAGACTTTCGCTTTGTACCCGGCGGCCGGATCATGCATGGCGCCGGACGAGAGGATATTAAAACCACCCTGAACAACTGCTATGTGGTGGCCATTACGGAAGACTCCATTCAGGCGATTTATCAAGCTGTCATTGACGAAGCGCTGACCTATAAGTACGGTGGTGGCTGCGGTCACGATCTGTCCCTTCTGCGACCATCCGGGTCTCCCATCAACGGCACGGGGGGGGAATCGTGCGGCCCCATAGGTTTCATGGACCTATTCAGCACCAACACCAATACAATCGCCCAGCACGGTCGTCGGGGAGCCAATATGCAAACCCTCCGGGTCGACCATCCCGATATTGAGAGGTTTGTCACTATCAAACGCGATCTGAACAAAGTGAAATACTCCAATATCTCCGTTCTGCTCACGCACGAGTTCATGCGTGCGGTGGAGGAGGGTGCGGATTTTGATCTTCGGTGGGCAGACAAGGTGTACCGTACGGTGCCGGCCCGGGATCTGTGGCATAAGATTATTGCTGCCGCTCACGCCAGCGCCGAGCCCGGCCTCATCTTCTGGGATACCATGAGAGACTACCACAATGGGGAGTACTGTAGTCCTCTGGTATCCACCAATCCCTGCGCTGAGCAGCCCTTGCCCGACGGCGGATGCTGCAACCTGGGGAGCATCAACCTGGAGCGATTCGTGGGGGAAGACGGGCAGTTCATGGAGGCCGAGTTTAAGGAAACAATAAAGGTAGCCACTCGTTTCCTGGATAACGTTATTGATTATAATATCGGCCGCCACGCTCTCCCCATCCAGAAGAAGAATGCCTTAGAGGATCGCCGCGTCGGGTTGGGGATTCTCGGCCTTGGCGACATGCTTTTGCGAATGGGCATTAAGTATGACAGTGAAGAGGCCCTGGCAACGGTAGACCATATCATGCGGAATATGCAGGAGACTGCCTACGAAACCTCTATCAGCCTGGCCGTGGAAAAGGGGTCCTTTCCCAACTTCAACTGGAAAGGCTACAGCAAGAGTAAGTTCGTACAGAACCTGCCAGAGAGGATCCGTAAAAGGATCAGGCAAAATGGCATCCGTAATGTCACCATTCTAACAGTGGCCCCTACTGGCTCTGGTGCCATTGTAGCACAGGTAACGTCCGGCATCGAGCCTATCTTCGCCACTTCCTATAAACGGCGCGTCAAGCAGAATGAGAGCTACGGGGAAACTTTCCGGGAATACATGGTCTACCACCCCATCATCAAAAACCTTTTCGGCACCGATCAGGATCTCCCTGAGTATGCAGTAACTGCCCATCAAATCGATCCTTATTTCCGGGTTAAGATGCAGGGAGTCATCCAGAAATATGTAGACAGTTCGATTTCCTCAACCGTCAACCTCGCGGAGGACATCGATGTCGGGACGGTGGCGGATATTTATATGACGGCCTATCATGAGGGACTAAAAGGCATCACTGTTTATCGGGAGGGCTCCCGCGAAGGAATTTTAATCTCTGACAAACGGGCCCAAGAAGAAAGGGATAGAACCACGCAAGGCCATGTAGCAGTCGGGGCATCCGACTGCCAAGCAACTACCGAGGCGACTTCATCCAGCACGGGCGCGGTGTTCACTCCTGAAGGTACGGAAGAGCCTGACCGGCCCCAGCTGCACCCTCGGTCGCGTCCTGAGATCACTAAGGGGGTAACACGGCGTGTACGGACAGGCGAGGGAAATCTGTACATCACCATCAACGAAGACGAGCGCGGTTTGTGTGAAGTCTTCACCACCATCGGCAAGGCCGGAGGAGTTGCCGCTACCCAAGCAGAGGCCATCAGTCGGCTCATTTCCTTAGCCCTGCGGTCAGGAGTAGACGCGCGAGAGATTGTGAAGCAACTCAAGGGCATCAGCGGGCCGAGTCCCACCTGGGAAAACGGCCGCCTCATCCTTTCCACGCCCGATGCTATCGGCCAAGCCCTGGATGACTATCTCGACCAGCGACCTAGGCAAAAGTGGGAAATCGTTGACAATGGCGCCACACTTCCCCAGGCATCCGGGCATGACACAAACCATCCGCCGGAGGAGGAAGGGCCTTACGAAGAAATTGCCTATAAAATCCTGACCACCTGCCCCGACTGCGGCAGCACCGTCATCCACGAGAGTGGCTGCGCAACCTGTCACAGTTGCGGTTACTCGAAGTGCTAA